The proteins below come from a single Geobacillus thermoleovorans genomic window:
- a CDS encoding GtrA family protein produces the protein MNESLPTFRKEKQAIWRFAVVGVGNTMVDFAVFFLLTAAGVPTAIAQVVSYGAGVANSYVWNRRWTFQMKQRANIGELLRFLAVNGLSLGVSLVVLLAAERLGPLWLAKGAATIMGMAVNFIGSRCWVFAAPRSER, from the coding sequence ATGAACGAAAGCCTTCCTACCTTCCGTAAAGAAAAACAAGCCATATGGCGGTTTGCCGTCGTCGGGGTGGGCAATACGATGGTCGACTTCGCTGTCTTTTTTCTGCTCACCGCCGCGGGCGTTCCCACGGCCATCGCTCAGGTCGTGTCTTATGGCGCCGGGGTGGCGAACAGCTACGTTTGGAATCGGCGCTGGACGTTTCAAATGAAGCAAAGGGCGAATATTGGGGAATTGCTTCGGTTTCTTGCGGTCAACGGGCTGTCGCTTGGGGTGTCGCTTGTTGTCTTGTTGGCGGCCGAACGGCTTGGACCGCTTTGGCTCGCGAAAGGTGCGGCCACGATCATGGGCATGGCGGTGAATTTCATCGGCAGCCGCTGTTGGGTGTTTGCGGCACCGCGAAGCGAACGTTGA
- a CDS encoding glycosyltransferase family 2 protein has translation MATYSVIIPVYNEALVIRETYRRLKTVLEQTGEPYELLFVNDGSTDGTLDILRELAVKDETVKYIDFSRNFGHQIAITAGMDYTSGQAVIIIDADLQDPPELILDMIARWKEGYDVVYARRVKLKGETLFKRWTAYVFYRLLRAATEIDIPADAGDFRLIDRKVCNQLRYMRERNRFVRGLVSWVGFRHIAVEYEREPRLAGETKYPLKKMIRFSVDGITSFSHKPPKLASWLGFALSAASVVGMMAVLYLKWFTHSTVAGWASLLIVMLFCNGATMTMLGITGEYIGRIYDEVKERPLYIINETWGVGMRHERKPSYLP, from the coding sequence ATGGCGACCTATTCTGTCATTATTCCTGTCTATAATGAAGCGCTCGTGATCCGTGAGACGTACCGACGGCTGAAAACGGTGCTGGAGCAAACGGGTGAGCCGTATGAATTGTTGTTTGTTAATGACGGCAGCACCGATGGGACGCTCGATATCTTGAGGGAACTGGCCGTGAAAGATGAAACGGTGAAGTACATTGACTTCTCCCGCAATTTCGGCCATCAAATCGCGATTACAGCAGGAATGGATTACACCTCTGGCCAGGCTGTCATCATCATTGACGCCGACTTGCAAGATCCTCCTGAACTGATTTTGGACATGATTGCGCGTTGGAAAGAAGGGTATGATGTTGTCTATGCTCGGCGCGTCAAGCTGAAGGGGGAGACGTTGTTCAAGCGATGGACAGCGTATGTGTTCTATCGCTTGCTGCGGGCGGCGACCGAGATCGACATTCCCGCTGATGCCGGCGATTTTCGTCTCATTGACCGTAAAGTGTGTAATCAGTTACGCTATATGCGAGAGCGAAATCGTTTTGTCCGGGGGCTTGTCAGCTGGGTCGGTTTTCGGCACATAGCGGTGGAATACGAGCGAGAGCCGCGGCTGGCTGGGGAGACAAAGTATCCACTTAAGAAGATGATTCGTTTTTCGGTAGACGGCATTACGTCTTTTTCGCATAAGCCGCCCAAATTGGCGAGCTGGCTTGGGTTTGCTTTGTCGGCGGCAAGTGTGGTCGGCATGATGGCGGTATTGTACTTGAAATGGTTCACCCATTCGACCGTGGCCGGATGGGCATCGCTTTTGATAGTCATGCTGTTTTGCAACGGAGCGACGATGACGATGCTTGGAATTACCGGTGAATACATCGGCCGCATTTACGATGAAGTGAAAGAGCGGCCTCTATATATTATCAATGAAACATGGGGAGTCGGAATGAGACATGAACGAAAGCCTTCCTACCTTCCGTAA
- a CDS encoding DUF3488 domain-containing protein — MVLFQLPLAGQASWLLPFASVVAIGLGMDVWRRRQMTAFHQFLLFWFAWLGPMLVFFSIARFYHRYYLSMLAPAIAVLVGAGGAMLALLACSGRRTMWLFPAALVATYAFEVWTACQYRASFSPVWPLAVGFYGLGMVCLWFAMEGREHGRRIVYRAALIGVLALPAYWSLTPVLYGTNSTIPYAGPDLQRDRGAPMPTAGMPDGQEERLLRGETGQPGDGARRWQTSHLLTALVSYLEQHVGEAKYLAATIRATEAAELMLHTDRAVMAMGGFGGTDPVLTPKKLEEMARNGEVKYFLLSGEGRGNHELVQWIQTHCKEVPFSEWNGGQKALDGGAERREMTLYVYNG; from the coding sequence GTGGTTTTGTTTCAACTGCCGCTTGCCGGGCAGGCGAGCTGGCTGTTGCCGTTTGCATCCGTCGTAGCGATCGGCTTGGGAATGGACGTATGGCGACGCCGGCAGATGACCGCGTTTCATCAATTTTTGCTTTTTTGGTTCGCCTGGCTTGGTCCGATGCTCGTATTTTTTAGCATTGCCAGATTTTATCACCGCTATTATTTAAGTATGCTGGCGCCGGCTATAGCGGTATTAGTGGGAGCGGGCGGCGCGATGTTGGCCTTGTTGGCGTGCAGCGGACGGCGGACGATGTGGTTGTTCCCGGCCGCCTTGGTGGCGACGTATGCGTTTGAAGTATGGACAGCCTGTCAATACCGTGCTTCGTTCTCCCCGGTATGGCCGCTTGCTGTCGGATTTTACGGCCTTGGAATGGTTTGCCTTTGGTTCGCGATGGAAGGCCGCGAGCATGGGAGGCGGATCGTCTATCGAGCTGCGCTGATTGGCGTGCTGGCATTGCCGGCCTATTGGTCGCTGACGCCAGTGCTATATGGGACAAACAGCACCATTCCATACGCTGGACCAGATTTACAACGAGACAGAGGCGCGCCCATGCCGACAGCCGGGATGCCGGATGGACAAGAGGAGCGTTTGCTGAGAGGAGAGACGGGACAACCCGGCGATGGGGCAAGGCGGTGGCAAACTTCTCACTTGTTGACAGCGTTAGTGTCCTATTTGGAGCAGCATGTGGGTGAAGCCAAATATTTAGCGGCCACCATCCGTGCGACCGAAGCGGCGGAGTTGATGCTTCACACCGATCGAGCGGTGATGGCGATGGGCGGATTCGGAGGAACGGATCCCGTACTGACGCCGAAGAAGCTAGAGGAAATGGCTCGCAACGGTGAGGTGAAGTATTTTCTCCTTTCCGGTGAAGGGCGAGGAAATCATGAGCTTGTTCAATGGATTCAAACACATTGCAAAGAAGTTCCATTTTCAGAATGGAATGGCGGACAAAAGGCCCTCGACGGTGGAGCGGAGCGCAGAGAAATGACGCTCTACGTATACAACGGATAG
- a CDS encoding shikimate kinase, translating into MERQTTIPLRERNIILIGFMGAGKTTIGQLVAKKLYRDFIDVDAEIERRQGMSIPELFAQKGEAYFRKVERELIVDLCTNTRLKILSLGGGAYLQEEVRRACLAHGIVFFLDLSWDYWKEERLPLIVDSRPVLKNKTLEEVEQLFFQRQSAYALHHSRVVLNELEAEQAAEQIVESIKWTWDVYEPNR; encoded by the coding sequence GTGGAGAGGCAAACCACCATCCCGCTCCGCGAGCGGAACATCATTTTAATCGGCTTTATGGGAGCGGGGAAAACAACGATCGGGCAGCTGGTGGCGAAAAAGCTGTACCGCGATTTTATCGATGTCGACGCGGAAATCGAGCGGCGGCAAGGGATGTCGATTCCGGAGCTTTTCGCGCAAAAAGGAGAAGCGTATTTTCGAAAGGTGGAACGGGAACTCATCGTCGATTTATGCACAAATACAAGGTTGAAAATCCTTTCGCTTGGCGGCGGCGCGTATTTGCAGGAGGAGGTGCGGCGCGCATGCCTCGCTCATGGCATCGTCTTTTTCCTTGACTTGTCATGGGATTATTGGAAAGAGGAACGGCTGCCGCTCATTGTCGACAGCCGCCCGGTGCTGAAAAACAAAACGTTGGAAGAGGTGGAGCAGCTGTTTTTCCAGCGGCAGTCGGCTTACGCCCTCCATCATTCCCGCGTGGTGTTGAATGAGCTTGAAGCCGAACAGGCGGCCGAGCAAATCGTCGAGTCGATCAAATGGACGTGGGATGTATATGAACCAAATCGATAG
- a CDS encoding LacI family DNA-binding transcriptional regulator produces MSDKKRSRVTLEQVAKHAGVSRATASLVVRGSSNISKETREKVLRSMKELGYVYDRVAANLRSQRSSTVGLIITELDNPFFSELLVGVHEALDQEGYTVILGTTFDRPEKQDALLSTMLEHRVGGVIMSPVPGCSTEMVERLRQWDIPVVLFARDELPAGQFDYIGIDNVAGGRMATEHLLDQGHRRIAFIGGSPQSSVWKARQRGYGEALRAAGIEVDDALLVPSATTRQGGRMAAKRVLQQPNPPTALFCYNDVVAFGAMLGLKEEGIVPGRDIAVVGFDNIQESALFQPPLTTVAAFPEKIGACAARRLHERMKGDDSEPKRTILHPELVIRQSSRKSD; encoded by the coding sequence GTGTCGGATAAAAAGCGCTCCCGTGTGACGCTCGAACAAGTGGCCAAGCATGCCGGCGTGTCGCGGGCGACAGCCTCGCTTGTTGTTCGTGGGAGTTCGAATATTTCGAAAGAAACACGGGAAAAAGTGCTTCGATCGATGAAAGAATTAGGCTACGTGTATGACCGTGTAGCCGCCAATTTGCGCTCGCAGCGCTCTTCCACCGTCGGGTTGATTATTACGGAACTTGACAACCCGTTTTTTTCCGAACTGCTTGTCGGCGTCCACGAGGCGCTTGATCAGGAAGGATATACCGTCATTTTAGGCACGACGTTTGACCGGCCGGAAAAACAAGATGCATTACTATCGACGATGCTTGAGCATCGGGTTGGCGGCGTCATCATGAGCCCGGTTCCGGGGTGTTCGACCGAGATGGTTGAGCGGCTGCGGCAATGGGATATTCCAGTCGTGTTGTTTGCTCGTGATGAACTTCCGGCTGGACAGTTTGATTATATCGGAATCGATAATGTGGCCGGCGGGCGGATGGCGACTGAGCATTTGCTCGATCAGGGTCATCGCCGCATTGCCTTTATTGGCGGTTCTCCGCAGTCGTCCGTATGGAAGGCGCGCCAAAGGGGATACGGCGAGGCGTTGCGTGCCGCAGGCATCGAGGTGGATGACGCGCTGCTTGTGCCGTCGGCGACAACAAGGCAGGGCGGGCGGATGGCGGCGAAACGAGTTTTGCAACAACCGAACCCGCCGACAGCGCTCTTTTGTTATAACGATGTTGTCGCCTTCGGGGCGATGCTCGGCTTAAAAGAGGAAGGAATCGTTCCGGGACGCGATATCGCGGTCGTGGGATTTGACAACATTCAAGAGTCAGCGTTGTTTCAACCACCGTTAACGACGGTGGCCGCGTTCCCAGAAAAGATCGGTGCGTGCGCGGCGCGGCGGTTGCATGAACGCATGAAAGGGGATGACAGCGAGCCGAAACGGACGATTTTGCATCCAGAGCTCGTCATCCGGCAGTCATCTAGAAAGAGCGATTGA
- a CDS encoding CaiB/BaiF CoA transferase family protein, which yields MGRLPLEGVKVLDVSTMIAAPFGAVLLGDFGADVIKVELPGKGDTLRHVGPFKDGEPLRWPGLARNKRSLTLDLRKEEGMNIFKQLVRHVDIVIENFRPGTLEKWGGGYEELKQINPNLVMIRVSGYGQTGPFREKAGFGTPATAFSGFTYLQGYPDRPPVSPSFSLTDYITGIYVAFAAVTAIYYRDVHPDGEGQMVDIGLYESVFRMMEFLIAEYDQLGKVRERSPGLSGHSSPAGTFMTKDGHWVVLVTSTDSTFERLAKAMGREDLLTNEKFCTNERRLAHHEETNGIVADWIRTKPRDELLRILDEHGVPVSPILSIKDIFEHPHYQARENIIEVAHPRLGKIKVPGIVPKFEKTPGAVRRIAPDLGEHTEEILQTMLGLSEEDIQKLREKEII from the coding sequence ATGGGTCGTTTGCCGTTGGAGGGTGTCAAAGTGCTCGATGTTTCAACGATGATCGCGGCGCCGTTCGGTGCGGTATTGCTCGGCGATTTTGGCGCCGATGTCATTAAAGTGGAGTTGCCGGGGAAAGGGGACACATTGCGCCATGTCGGGCCGTTTAAGGATGGAGAACCGCTTCGCTGGCCGGGGTTGGCGCGCAATAAACGGTCGCTCACGTTGGATTTGCGCAAAGAAGAAGGAATGAACATTTTCAAACAACTTGTCCGCCACGTCGATATTGTCATTGAAAACTTCCGCCCTGGCACGTTGGAAAAATGGGGAGGCGGATATGAAGAGCTGAAACAAATCAATCCGAATTTGGTCATGATTCGCGTCTCTGGTTACGGACAAACGGGGCCGTTTCGCGAAAAAGCCGGGTTTGGCACGCCGGCGACGGCGTTCAGCGGGTTTACGTATTTGCAAGGGTATCCGGACCGTCCACCGGTCAGCCCATCGTTTTCGTTAACTGACTACATTACCGGCATTTATGTCGCCTTTGCAGCGGTGACCGCCATTTATTACCGCGATGTTCACCCCGATGGGGAAGGGCAAATGGTCGATATCGGCCTTTACGAATCGGTATTCCGCATGATGGAATTTTTGATCGCTGAATATGACCAGTTGGGCAAAGTGCGCGAGCGGTCGCCGGGATTGTCCGGGCATTCGAGCCCGGCCGGCACGTTTATGACAAAGGACGGGCATTGGGTCGTGTTGGTGACGAGCACCGATTCGACGTTCGAACGGCTGGCGAAAGCGATGGGCCGCGAAGATTTGTTGACCAATGAGAAGTTTTGTACGAATGAACGGCGCCTCGCCCATCATGAAGAAACAAACGGCATCGTCGCCGACTGGATCCGCACCAAGCCGCGCGATGAACTGCTCCGCATTTTGGATGAGCATGGGGTGCCGGTCAGTCCGATTTTAAGCATTAAAGACATTTTTGAGCATCCGCACTATCAAGCACGGGAAAACATCATTGAAGTCGCCCATCCGCGCCTTGGCAAAATTAAAGTGCCCGGCATCGTGCCGAAATTTGAAAAAACGCCGGGCGCGGTGCGCCGTATTGCGCCCGATTTAGGGGAGCATACGGAAGAGATTTTGCAGACAATGCTTGGCCTGTCCGAGGAGGACATTCAGAAGTTAAGAGAAAAAGAGATTATTTAA
- the aroD gene encoding type I 3-dehydroquinate dehydratase → MAISKRAVRVRNVLIGGDEPCICAPVVGADAGQVLEETRQISAKKPHLIEWRADFFQAIHDEQQVAATAREMRAIAGDIPILFTVRSELEGGRPISLTEEEKLRLFETVCQSGAIDLLDYELAHEPYVPAVRQLTRCYGVRLVLSYHNFDCTPSKEELVAKMRQAEQHGADIAKVAVMPTSRQDVLALLQATEEARQGLEIPLITMSMGGLGAITRLVGGLFGSAVTFAVGQQSSAPGQIPIEEVRDVLSVIMKYSQ, encoded by the coding sequence ATGGCGATTTCAAAACGCGCCGTCCGTGTGCGCAATGTCTTGATTGGGGGAGACGAGCCGTGCATTTGCGCCCCGGTCGTTGGAGCGGATGCGGGGCAAGTGTTAGAGGAAACAAGGCAAATCAGCGCGAAAAAGCCGCATCTGATTGAATGGCGTGCGGACTTTTTCCAGGCGATTCATGACGAACAGCAAGTGGCGGCAACGGCGAGAGAGATGCGGGCGATCGCCGGAGACATCCCGATTTTGTTTACGGTTCGTTCCGAACTGGAGGGCGGCCGACCGATTTCCTTGACAGAAGAGGAAAAGCTGCGGTTGTTTGAAACAGTGTGCCAAAGCGGCGCGATCGATTTGCTTGATTACGAGCTTGCCCATGAGCCCTATGTCCCCGCTGTCCGTCAGCTGACCCGCTGCTATGGAGTGCGTCTCGTTTTGTCCTATCATAATTTTGATTGTACGCCATCTAAGGAAGAACTTGTCGCCAAAATGCGCCAAGCTGAGCAACATGGTGCCGATATCGCCAAAGTGGCGGTCATGCCAACATCGCGACAAGACGTTCTTGCCTTGTTGCAAGCGACCGAGGAGGCGCGGCAGGGGTTGGAGATCCCACTCATTACGATGTCGATGGGAGGATTGGGCGCCATCACTCGTTTGGTCGGGGGATTGTTCGGTTCGGCCGTCACGTTTGCCGTTGGCCAACAAAGCTCAGCTCCGGGGCAAATTCCCATTGAAGAAGTCAGAGATGTATTGTCGGTCATCATGAAATACAGCCAATAA
- a CDS encoding IclR family transcriptional regulator: MNELTEEKKHETSLRTVQRAIDILYCFTLEEQALSLTEIAKKISLAKSTTTRLLATLEQNRLVVKDPETLKYRLGQGLYYLGYIAGKSIKVREIARPVMERLRDETRETVNLYVLEQDARVCVEQCEGLQALRHMVRIGERLPLWAGAGGKVLLAYQSPAFQERIFAQMPTKERLARLAAELEVIRERGVASSIDEREVGSAAVAAPIFNIRGEVSACLSISGPTHRFTPDVLEKFETIVKEGAQAISEKLGYRP, from the coding sequence ATGAACGAGTTGACGGAAGAAAAGAAACATGAGACGAGCTTGCGCACGGTGCAACGGGCCATTGACATCTTATATTGTTTCACCCTGGAGGAACAAGCGTTATCGCTCACCGAAATTGCGAAAAAAATTTCGCTGGCCAAATCAACGACAACGCGCCTGCTCGCTACGCTGGAGCAAAACCGCTTGGTCGTCAAAGATCCGGAGACGTTAAAGTACCGTCTTGGACAAGGATTGTACTATTTAGGATATATTGCCGGCAAATCGATTAAAGTGCGGGAAATCGCGCGGCCTGTGATGGAGCGGCTGCGCGACGAGACGCGGGAGACGGTGAACTTATACGTGCTGGAACAAGATGCCCGCGTTTGCGTCGAACAGTGCGAGGGGCTTCAGGCGCTGCGCCATATGGTGAGAATCGGCGAGCGGCTGCCGCTTTGGGCGGGCGCGGGAGGAAAAGTATTGTTGGCATACCAATCGCCCGCCTTTCAAGAGCGAATTTTCGCGCAAATGCCGACAAAGGAACGCTTGGCTCGTCTAGCGGCGGAGCTTGAGGTGATTCGGGAGCGCGGCGTTGCGTCTAGCATCGATGAACGGGAAGTCGGCTCTGCGGCCGTTGCGGCGCCGATTTTCAATATCCGTGGGGAAGTTAGCGCCTGCTTGTCCATCTCCGGGCCGACGCATCGGTTTACGCCGGACGTGCTCGAGAAGTTCGAAACGATCGTGAAAGAAGGAGCGCAAGCGATTTCAGAAAAACTAGGTTATCGACCATAA
- a CDS encoding MFS transporter: protein MKKKRRWAIAFLIALGVIINYFDRINMSVGIQPLSKEFSLTPGQLGILLSAFAWSYAILQIPAGVILDKIGVKWVTRVGTIIWAAACFLTAIASGQGLVMLSRVLLGIGEAPYFPSAAKAVGQWFPRHERATAISLYDAQSKLSNAIGTPIIAWIITEWGWRAGFYTTAVLSLIYAVIFWVTYRDPHEDKRLSKEEYDYIVQGGAQKSDETSGNVWETIRYLLTKKKVWATLIGFAAYGYSWFLFLTWLPGYLATEMHMSVLKSGWYASIPWIVGTISEIVIGGWLVDRLINKGGHSTRVRKTFLVIGMLLGLSVIGAAFTTNPNIAILCISIALGGLVITSSIAYSIPTFIAPKGTVGTLTGLLTFGNNSMAIVAPIVTGFIVQATGSFMYAFLVAALILLAGIFSYIFLLTDLEPIEPIPKPEAAQRTVIPHIKA, encoded by the coding sequence ATGAAGAAAAAACGACGTTGGGCGATTGCATTTTTGATCGCCTTAGGAGTCATTATCAACTATTTTGATCGCATTAACATGTCGGTCGGCATTCAGCCGCTGTCGAAAGAATTCAGCCTAACGCCCGGACAGCTTGGCATTTTGTTGTCAGCCTTTGCTTGGTCATACGCCATTTTGCAAATTCCAGCCGGCGTTATTCTCGATAAAATCGGCGTCAAATGGGTGACGCGCGTTGGAACGATCATTTGGGCGGCGGCGTGTTTCTTGACCGCCATCGCCAGCGGACAAGGGCTTGTCATGTTATCGCGCGTCTTGTTGGGCATCGGGGAAGCTCCGTATTTCCCGTCAGCCGCCAAAGCGGTCGGTCAATGGTTCCCGCGTCATGAGCGAGCCACCGCGATTTCCCTTTATGACGCCCAATCAAAGCTGTCGAACGCCATCGGCACCCCGATTATCGCTTGGATCATCACCGAGTGGGGATGGCGGGCTGGATTTTATACGACCGCGGTGCTCAGCTTGATTTACGCCGTCATCTTCTGGGTGACATACCGCGACCCGCATGAAGACAAACGGCTGTCCAAAGAAGAGTACGATTACATCGTCCAAGGCGGGGCGCAAAAGTCGGACGAAACATCCGGAAACGTTTGGGAGACGATTCGGTATTTGCTGACGAAGAAAAAAGTGTGGGCGACATTGATCGGGTTTGCCGCCTACGGTTACTCATGGTTTTTGTTTCTCACGTGGCTGCCCGGCTATTTGGCGACGGAAATGCACATGTCGGTGTTGAAATCGGGCTGGTACGCCTCAATTCCATGGATCGTCGGCACGATTTCGGAAATCGTGATCGGCGGATGGCTCGTCGACCGGCTCATCAACAAAGGAGGCCATTCGACGCGCGTGCGAAAAACGTTTTTAGTCATCGGCATGCTGCTCGGACTGTCTGTCATCGGCGCCGCCTTTACGACAAATCCGAACATTGCGATTCTTTGCATTTCGATTGCACTCGGCGGCTTAGTCATCACATCATCGATCGCCTACAGCATTCCGACCTTTATTGCTCCTAAAGGAACTGTTGGAACATTAACCGGCCTTTTGACGTTCGGCAACAACTCGATGGCAATTGTCGCACCGATCGTCACCGGCTTTATCGTTCAAGCGACCGGCTCGTTTATGTACGCCTTTCTCGTCGCGGCGCTTATTTTGCTCGCCGGCATTTTCAGTTATATCTTTTTGCTAACCGATTTGGAGCCGATCGAGCCGATCCCAAAGCCTGAAGCAGCTCAAAGAACAGTCATCCCACACATCAAAGCGTGA
- a CDS encoding TRAP transporter large permease subunit, with protein MALVVFVGSLLGVMALGMPIAFALLVSGVALMFYLNIFDTQIIAQNLISGADSFPLMAIPFFILAGELMNAGGISRRIIRFAMALVGHIRGGLGYVAIIASVLFAGLSGSAVADTAALGAILIPMMVKAGYNRNRSAGLIAAGGIIAPIIPPSIPMIIFGVTSGVSITKLFMAGIVPGILLGISLAVCWWWVTRRDQAEVLPRQSAKDIWRATREAFWALLLPVIIVGGLRGGVFTPTEAAVVAAFYALIVGMCIYRELKVKDLFHVLVAAAKTTSVVMFLVAAAMVSAWLITVANIPAIVTDVLAPLIDHPLALLLAINALVLLVGTAMDLTPTVLILTPVLMPIIEKAGIDPVYFGVLFILNNCIGLLTPPVGTVLNVACGVGKISMEDIMKGVWPFLLVETLLLLLLIFFPSLVTVPLGWFAGH; from the coding sequence ATGGCGTTAGTCGTGTTTGTCGGATCGCTCCTTGGCGTGATGGCGCTCGGGATGCCAATCGCGTTTGCGCTGTTAGTCAGCGGCGTTGCCCTCATGTTTTACTTGAATATTTTTGATACGCAAATCATCGCGCAAAACTTAATCAGCGGCGCGGACAGCTTTCCTCTGATGGCGATTCCGTTCTTTATTCTCGCCGGAGAGCTGATGAACGCCGGAGGCATATCAAGACGGATCATTCGCTTCGCCATGGCGCTTGTCGGCCACATCCGCGGCGGGCTGGGGTATGTCGCCATTATCGCGAGCGTGCTGTTTGCCGGCTTGTCGGGTTCGGCGGTGGCCGACACGGCGGCGCTTGGGGCCATTCTCATCCCGATGATGGTCAAAGCCGGGTACAACCGCAATCGGTCGGCCGGCCTCATCGCCGCCGGCGGCATTATCGCGCCGATCATTCCGCCGAGCATCCCGATGATCATCTTTGGGGTGACAAGCGGCGTGTCGATTACGAAATTGTTTATGGCCGGCATCGTTCCGGGGATTCTGCTTGGGATTTCTTTGGCGGTCTGCTGGTGGTGGGTGACGCGGAGGGATCAAGCCGAGGTGCTTCCGCGCCAATCGGCGAAAGACATTTGGCGGGCGACCCGCGAGGCGTTTTGGGCGCTGCTGCTGCCGGTGATCATTGTCGGCGGGCTGCGCGGGGGTGTGTTTACGCCGACCGAGGCGGCGGTGGTGGCCGCGTTTTACGCGTTGATTGTCGGCATGTGCATTTACCGCGAACTGAAGGTGAAAGACTTGTTTCACGTGCTCGTGGCCGCGGCGAAAACGACAAGTGTCGTCATGTTTTTGGTGGCGGCGGCCATGGTGTCGGCCTGGCTCATTACGGTCGCCAACATTCCGGCGATCGTCACGGACGTGCTCGCGCCGCTCATCGATCATCCGCTGGCGCTGCTTTTGGCCATTAACGCGTTGGTGCTATTGGTCGGAACAGCGATGGACTTGACGCCGACGGTGCTCATTTTGACGCCGGTGTTGATGCCGATTATCGAAAAGGCGGGAATCGATCCGGTGTACTTCGGGGTGCTGTTTATCCTGAACAACTGCATCGGGCTGCTCACGCCGCCGGTCGGCACGGTGCTGAACGTCGCCTGCGGGGTCGGGAAAATCAGCATGGAAGACATTATGAAAGGAGTTTGGCCATTTTTGCTTGTGGAAACGCTCCTGTTGCTTTTGTTGATTTTCTTCCCGTCTCTTGTGACCGTGCCGCTTGGGTGGTTTGCGGGGCATTGA
- a CDS encoding TRAP transporter small permease, translating into MKRIGAVLEKTLNALMAFCLAFMSILVFGNVVLRYGFNSGITWSEEMSRFLFIWMSFLGAIGALKDNDHLGVDTLVRKLPTGAKRIVFVISNAIVLYVLYLLFDGSWKITLSSVGSRAPATGLPMAFIYGTGLVVSIGMGLIILFHLYQALFRTGAIDELTRMKESEEAIMAAAPVQHEATELALGRKQGAAGGER; encoded by the coding sequence ATGAAAAGGATCGGAGCCGTTCTGGAGAAGACGCTCAACGCATTGATGGCGTTCTGTCTCGCTTTCATGTCCATTCTTGTGTTCGGCAATGTCGTACTCCGCTATGGGTTTAACTCCGGCATCACTTGGTCGGAAGAAATGTCGCGCTTTCTCTTCATTTGGATGTCGTTTCTTGGAGCCATTGGTGCTTTGAAGGACAATGACCATCTAGGCGTCGACACATTGGTGAGAAAGCTGCCGACCGGCGCCAAGCGCATCGTGTTTGTCATCAGCAACGCCATCGTGCTTTACGTGCTCTATTTGCTGTTTGACGGAAGCTGGAAAATTACGCTCAGCAGTGTCGGAAGCCGGGCTCCGGCGACCGGGCTGCCGATGGCGTTCATCTACGGAACTGGGCTTGTCGTGAGCATCGGCATGGGCCTCATCATCTTGTTTCATCTGTATCAGGCGCTGTTTCGCACCGGGGCGATTGACGAGTTGACGAGAATGAAAGAATCCGAAGAAGCAATCATGGCGGCCGCTCCAGTGCAACACGAAGCGACAGAACTGGCGCTCGGGCGAAAGCAAGGCGCCGCGGGAGGTGAACGGTAG